A genome region from Prionailurus viverrinus isolate Anna chromosome A3, UM_Priviv_1.0, whole genome shotgun sequence includes the following:
- the ADA gene encoding adenosine deaminase isoform X1 — protein sequence MTQTPAFDKPKVELHIHLDGAIKPETILYYGKKRGIAFPADTAEELRDIIGMDKPTSLPDFLTKFDYYMPVIANLHTVFHGGCKNLRFCQQCTGAPLSTSSPSLVSLIVAILTRGSREAIKRIAYEFVEMKAKEGVVYVEVRYSPHLLANSKVEPIPWDQAEGDLTPDEVVAVVNQGLQEGERDFGVKVRSILCCMRHQPNWSLEVVELCKKYQHQTVVAIDLAGDETIQGSSLFPGHVQAYEEAVRSGIHRTVHAGEAGSAEVVRQAVDTLKTERVGHGYHTLDDEALYTRLRRENLHFEVCPWSSYLTGAWKSDTEHPVVRFKHDQANYSLNTDDPLIFKSTLETDYQMTKQNMGFTEEEFKRLNINAAKSSFLPEDEKRKLLDLLYKAYGMPSLAAAAGQRL from the exons ATGACCCAGACGCCCGCCTTCGACAAGCCCAAA GTGGAGCTGCATATCCACCTGGATGGGGCCATCAAGCCTGAAACCATCTTATACTATGGCAA GAAGAGGGGGATTGCCTTCCCCGCTGACACCGCAGAGGAGCTGCGGGACATCATCGGCATGGACAAGCCCACCAGCCTCCCAGATTTCCTGACCAAGTTTGACTACTACATGCCTGTCATCGC GAACCTCCACACGGTGTTCCACGGTGGCTGCAAAAATTTGCGTTTCTGCCAGCAGTGCACAGGGgcccctctctccacatcctcaccatcacttGTCTCTTTGATCGTGGCCATCCTAACAAG ggGCTCCCGGGAGGCCATCAAAAGGATCGCCTATGAGTTTGTCGAGATGAAGGCCAAGGAGGGCGTGGTGTATGTGGAGGTGCGTTACAGCCCGCACCTGCTGGCCAACTCTAAAGTGGAGCCGATCCCCTGGGACCAGGCCGA AGGGGATCTCACCCCCGACGAGGTGGTGGCTGTGGTGAACCAGGGCCTGCAGGAGGGAGAGCGAGACTTTGGGGTGAAGGTGCGGTCTATCCTGTGCTGCATGCGCCACCAGCCCA ACTGGTCCCTGGAGGTGGTGGAGCTGTGTAAGAAGTACCAGCATCAGACTGTGGTGGCCATTGACCTGGCTGGAGACGAGACCATCCAAGGGAGCAGTCTCTTCCCAGGACACGTGCAGGCCTACGAG GAGGCCGTGAGGAGCGGCATTCACCGCACTGTCCATGCAGGGGAGGCGGGCTCCGCGGAAGTGGTGAGACAG GCCGTGGACACGCTTAAGACGGAGAGGGTGGGACACGGCTACCACACGCTGGATGACGAGGCCCTTTACACCCGGCTGCGCCGCGAAAACCTGCATTTTGAG GTCTGCCCCTGGTCCAGCTACCTCACAGGCGCCTGGAAGTCGGACACGGAGCACCCGGTGGTTCG GTTCAAACATGACCAGGCTAACTACTCACTCAACACGGATGACCCTCTCATCTTCAAGTCCACCCTGGAAACCGATTACCAAATGACCAAACAGAACATGGGCTTTACTGAAGAGGAGTTCAAGAGGCTG
- the ADA gene encoding adenosine deaminase isoform X4, producing the protein MTQTPAFDKPKVELHIHLDGAIKPETILYYGKKRGIAFPADTAEELRDIIGMDKPTSLPDFLTKFDYYMPVIANLHTVFHGGCKNLRFCQQCTGAPLSTSSPSLVSLIVAILTRGSREAIKRIAYEFVEMKAKEGVVYVETFASAPSLLFSPHRGDLTPDEVVAVVNQGLQEGERDFGVKVRSILCCMRHQPNWSLEVVELCKKYQHQTVVAIDLAGDETIQGSSLFPGHVQAYEEAVRSGIHRTVHAGEAGSAEVVRQAVDTLKTERVGHGYHTLDDEALYTRLRRENLHFEVCPWSSYLTGAWKSDTEHPVVRFKHDQANYSLNTDDPLIFKSTLETDYQMTKQNMGFTEEEFKRLNINAAKSSFLPEDEKRKLLDLLYKAYGMPSLAAAAGQRL; encoded by the exons ATGACCCAGACGCCCGCCTTCGACAAGCCCAAA GTGGAGCTGCATATCCACCTGGATGGGGCCATCAAGCCTGAAACCATCTTATACTATGGCAA GAAGAGGGGGATTGCCTTCCCCGCTGACACCGCAGAGGAGCTGCGGGACATCATCGGCATGGACAAGCCCACCAGCCTCCCAGATTTCCTGACCAAGTTTGACTACTACATGCCTGTCATCGC GAACCTCCACACGGTGTTCCACGGTGGCTGCAAAAATTTGCGTTTCTGCCAGCAGTGCACAGGGgcccctctctccacatcctcaccatcacttGTCTCTTTGATCGTGGCCATCCTAACAAG ggGCTCCCGGGAGGCCATCAAAAGGATCGCCTATGAGTTTGTCGAGATGAAGGCCAAGGAGGGCGTGGTGTATGTGGAG ACCTTtgcctctgccccatccctactCTTCTCCCCACACAGAGGGGATCTCACCCCCGACGAGGTGGTGGCTGTGGTGAACCAGGGCCTGCAGGAGGGAGAGCGAGACTTTGGGGTGAAGGTGCGGTCTATCCTGTGCTGCATGCGCCACCAGCCCA ACTGGTCCCTGGAGGTGGTGGAGCTGTGTAAGAAGTACCAGCATCAGACTGTGGTGGCCATTGACCTGGCTGGAGACGAGACCATCCAAGGGAGCAGTCTCTTCCCAGGACACGTGCAGGCCTACGAG GAGGCCGTGAGGAGCGGCATTCACCGCACTGTCCATGCAGGGGAGGCGGGCTCCGCGGAAGTGGTGAGACAG GCCGTGGACACGCTTAAGACGGAGAGGGTGGGACACGGCTACCACACGCTGGATGACGAGGCCCTTTACACCCGGCTGCGCCGCGAAAACCTGCATTTTGAG GTCTGCCCCTGGTCCAGCTACCTCACAGGCGCCTGGAAGTCGGACACGGAGCACCCGGTGGTTCG GTTCAAACATGACCAGGCTAACTACTCACTCAACACGGATGACCCTCTCATCTTCAAGTCCACCCTGGAAACCGATTACCAAATGACCAAACAGAACATGGGCTTTACTGAAGAGGAGTTCAAGAGGCTG
- the ADA gene encoding adenosine deaminase isoform X3, which produces MITADTIKDLVELHIHLDGAIKPETILYYGKKRGIAFPADTAEELRDIIGMDKPTSLPDFLTKFDYYMPVIANLHTVFHGGCKNLRFCQQCTGAPLSTSSPSLVSLIVAILTRGSREAIKRIAYEFVEMKAKEGVVYVEVRYSPHLLANSKVEPIPWDQAEGDLTPDEVVAVVNQGLQEGERDFGVKVRSILCCMRHQPNWSLEVVELCKKYQHQTVVAIDLAGDETIQGSSLFPGHVQAYEEAVRSGIHRTVHAGEAGSAEVVRQAVDTLKTERVGHGYHTLDDEALYTRLRRENLHFEVCPWSSYLTGAWKSDTEHPVVRFKHDQANYSLNTDDPLIFKSTLETDYQMTKQNMGFTEEEFKRLNINAAKSSFLPEDEKRKLLDLLYKAYGMPSLAAAAGQRL; this is translated from the exons ATGATCACGGCAGACACCATAAAAGACTTG GTGGAGCTGCATATCCACCTGGATGGGGCCATCAAGCCTGAAACCATCTTATACTATGGCAA GAAGAGGGGGATTGCCTTCCCCGCTGACACCGCAGAGGAGCTGCGGGACATCATCGGCATGGACAAGCCCACCAGCCTCCCAGATTTCCTGACCAAGTTTGACTACTACATGCCTGTCATCGC GAACCTCCACACGGTGTTCCACGGTGGCTGCAAAAATTTGCGTTTCTGCCAGCAGTGCACAGGGgcccctctctccacatcctcaccatcacttGTCTCTTTGATCGTGGCCATCCTAACAAG ggGCTCCCGGGAGGCCATCAAAAGGATCGCCTATGAGTTTGTCGAGATGAAGGCCAAGGAGGGCGTGGTGTATGTGGAGGTGCGTTACAGCCCGCACCTGCTGGCCAACTCTAAAGTGGAGCCGATCCCCTGGGACCAGGCCGA AGGGGATCTCACCCCCGACGAGGTGGTGGCTGTGGTGAACCAGGGCCTGCAGGAGGGAGAGCGAGACTTTGGGGTGAAGGTGCGGTCTATCCTGTGCTGCATGCGCCACCAGCCCA ACTGGTCCCTGGAGGTGGTGGAGCTGTGTAAGAAGTACCAGCATCAGACTGTGGTGGCCATTGACCTGGCTGGAGACGAGACCATCCAAGGGAGCAGTCTCTTCCCAGGACACGTGCAGGCCTACGAG GAGGCCGTGAGGAGCGGCATTCACCGCACTGTCCATGCAGGGGAGGCGGGCTCCGCGGAAGTGGTGAGACAG GCCGTGGACACGCTTAAGACGGAGAGGGTGGGACACGGCTACCACACGCTGGATGACGAGGCCCTTTACACCCGGCTGCGCCGCGAAAACCTGCATTTTGAG GTCTGCCCCTGGTCCAGCTACCTCACAGGCGCCTGGAAGTCGGACACGGAGCACCCGGTGGTTCG GTTCAAACATGACCAGGCTAACTACTCACTCAACACGGATGACCCTCTCATCTTCAAGTCCACCCTGGAAACCGATTACCAAATGACCAAACAGAACATGGGCTTTACTGAAGAGGAGTTCAAGAGGCTG
- the ADA gene encoding adenosine deaminase isoform X2 — translation MTQTPAFDKPKVELHIHLDGAIKPETILYYGKKRGIAFPADTAEELRDIIGMDKPTSLPDFLTKFDYYMPVIANLHTVFHGGCKNLRFCQQCTGAPLSTSSPSLVSLIVAILTRGSREAIKRIAYEFVEMKAKEGVVYVEVRYSPHLLANSKVEPIPWDQAEGDLTPDEVVAVVNQGLQEGERDFGVKVRSILCCMRHQPNWSLEVVELCKKYQHQTVVAIDLAGDETIQGSSLFPGHVQAYEEAVRSGIHRTVHAGEAGSAEVVRQAVDTLKTERVGHGYHTLDDEALYTRLRRENLHFEVCPWSSYLTGAWKSDTEHPVVRFKHDQANYSLNTDDPLIFKSTLETDYQMTKQNMGFTEEEFKRLNINAAKSSFLPEDEKRKLLDLLYKAYGMPSLAAAGQRL, via the exons ATGACCCAGACGCCCGCCTTCGACAAGCCCAAA GTGGAGCTGCATATCCACCTGGATGGGGCCATCAAGCCTGAAACCATCTTATACTATGGCAA GAAGAGGGGGATTGCCTTCCCCGCTGACACCGCAGAGGAGCTGCGGGACATCATCGGCATGGACAAGCCCACCAGCCTCCCAGATTTCCTGACCAAGTTTGACTACTACATGCCTGTCATCGC GAACCTCCACACGGTGTTCCACGGTGGCTGCAAAAATTTGCGTTTCTGCCAGCAGTGCACAGGGgcccctctctccacatcctcaccatcacttGTCTCTTTGATCGTGGCCATCCTAACAAG ggGCTCCCGGGAGGCCATCAAAAGGATCGCCTATGAGTTTGTCGAGATGAAGGCCAAGGAGGGCGTGGTGTATGTGGAGGTGCGTTACAGCCCGCACCTGCTGGCCAACTCTAAAGTGGAGCCGATCCCCTGGGACCAGGCCGA AGGGGATCTCACCCCCGACGAGGTGGTGGCTGTGGTGAACCAGGGCCTGCAGGAGGGAGAGCGAGACTTTGGGGTGAAGGTGCGGTCTATCCTGTGCTGCATGCGCCACCAGCCCA ACTGGTCCCTGGAGGTGGTGGAGCTGTGTAAGAAGTACCAGCATCAGACTGTGGTGGCCATTGACCTGGCTGGAGACGAGACCATCCAAGGGAGCAGTCTCTTCCCAGGACACGTGCAGGCCTACGAG GAGGCCGTGAGGAGCGGCATTCACCGCACTGTCCATGCAGGGGAGGCGGGCTCCGCGGAAGTGGTGAGACAG GCCGTGGACACGCTTAAGACGGAGAGGGTGGGACACGGCTACCACACGCTGGATGACGAGGCCCTTTACACCCGGCTGCGCCGCGAAAACCTGCATTTTGAG GTCTGCCCCTGGTCCAGCTACCTCACAGGCGCCTGGAAGTCGGACACGGAGCACCCGGTGGTTCG GTTCAAACATGACCAGGCTAACTACTCACTCAACACGGATGACCCTCTCATCTTCAAGTCCACCCTGGAAACCGATTACCAAATGACCAAACAGAACATGGGCTTTACTGAAGAGGAGTTCAAGAGGCTG